Genomic DNA from bacterium:
AGCAACTGGTGCTGGACGTGAATCTGGAAGCAAGCAGGCAGATTCTTCACGCGTGTATAAATTCAGGCACGAAGCTGATATATGCGTCCAGCGCGGCGGTTTACGGTAATCTTCCTGCACCTTATCGGGAAGATGGACCGACAGATCCGCTTAACATTTACGGATACTCAAAGCTCAAGTTCGACCAGTACGTTGCTTCGATCGCAGAAGAAGAAGGCGGCGAGATAGAGGTCATTGGTCTGCGCTATTTCAACGTTTTCGGCCCCGGCGAACGATACAAGGGCGACTTTGCCTCGATGGTTTTTCAGATGACGAAGCAGGCCATTGAATCCGGCAAAGTAAAGCTTTTTAAGTACGGTGAACAGTACCGCGACCACCTGCACGTACGCAACATCGTTCAGGCCAATTTGAAAGCGATGAATTTCGATGGTTTCGGCATTTTCAACGTCGGACTTGGAATGGGCACAACCTTTAACCGTATACTCGAAGCCGTCAAGGAAGGACTTGGAAAGGAGATCACCGTCGAATGGATCGACAATCCTTACTCCTTCTATCAGGATCACACGGTTGCGGACATCGCGGCTGCCCGCGCATTGCTCGGCTATTCTCCGGACAACGATCCGTATCCATCCATGGTTGAGTACGTCCGCCAAATAGCCGCCGGTGTCTGCTGAAAAAATGGCGGCGGATCAAAGCCCGCCGCCACTTGAGCACTTTCCGCTTCAGCTTACGGCAGCGCG
This window encodes:
- the rfaD gene encoding ADP-glyceromanno-heptose 6-epimerase, which codes for MATRRSGQRKKSKDSHRPVHAETRPKSDSLSVIVTGGAGFIGSNLAMELEHLGHDVVVVDDFRYGDFRNLKGFRGDLMSHDIRQVPWEEIAGDFDVVFHQAAITDTRVSDQQLVLDVNLEASRQILHACINSGTKLIYASSAAVYGNLPAPYREDGPTDPLNIYGYSKLKFDQYVASIAEEEGGEIEVIGLRYFNVFGPGERYKGDFASMVFQMTKQAIESGKVKLFKYGEQYRDHLHVRNIVQANLKAMNFDGFGIFNVGLGMGTTFNRILEAVKEGLGKEITVEWIDNPYSFYQDHTVADIAAARALLGYSPDNDPYPSMVEYVRQIAAGVC